The Saprospiraceae bacterium genome includes a window with the following:
- a CDS encoding dihydrodipicolinate synthase family protein: protein MNTIDGLVTATHTPMNEKGELKLEVINEYYTFLKRNNIKGIFLNGSTSEGYHLTTNERKLSLEAWSDAIKDDDFKLFVFVGHLATKDACDLAEHAGSLQNVFGISATAPFYQKPANVDLLVDVCAEIASCASAKHFYYYHIPVLTNVSVPISELLKKADARISNLKGVKYTHNDLEEYLVASSLSNGKFEMMAGIDEIALASRAFGARGYIGSTYNFMAPLYYRMFDAFDKGEFIEAKNLQLKAIEMIRIIASYGFISACKFIMKEKGINNGFVRLPSKQISESEKSEMMSKLRKLDFDSIASS, encoded by the coding sequence ATGAACACAATAGACGGATTGGTGACTGCTACACATACACCAATGAATGAAAAAGGAGAACTAAAGCTTGAAGTAATTAATGAATATTATACCTTTCTCAAAAGAAATAATATAAAGGGCATCTTTTTAAACGGATCCACTTCTGAAGGATATCACCTGACTACGAATGAAAGAAAGTTGTCACTGGAAGCATGGTCTGATGCCATCAAAGATGATGATTTTAAACTTTTTGTTTTTGTAGGACATCTTGCCACCAAAGATGCATGCGATTTGGCTGAACATGCTGGCAGTTTGCAGAATGTATTTGGGATTTCAGCCACAGCGCCATTCTATCAGAAACCAGCTAATGTTGATTTATTAGTGGACGTTTGTGCAGAAATTGCTTCATGCGCTTCCGCAAAACATTTTTACTATTATCATATTCCGGTTTTGACAAATGTAAGCGTACCAATTTCTGAATTGCTTAAAAAAGCTGATGCTCGGATTTCTAATCTCAAAGGTGTAAAATATACCCATAATGATCTTGAAGAGTATTTGGTCGCGAGTTCATTATCGAATGGTAAATTTGAAATGATGGCCGGAATTGATGAGATTGCCTTGGCAAGCAGGGCTTTTGGGGCACGAGGATATATTGGTAGTACATATAATTTTATGGCACCATTATATTACAGAATGTTTGATGCATTTGACAAGGGAGAATTCATTGAAGCCAAAAATTTACAACTAAAGGCTATTGAAATGATCAGAATCATTGCATCTTACGGTTTTATTTCGGCCTGTAAATTTATCATGAAAGAAAAAGGTATTAACAATGGATTTGTAAGGTTACCATCAAAGCAAATATCTGAATCTGAAAAATCAGAAATGATGTCAAAACTTCGAAAACTGGATTTTGATAGTATAGCATCTTCTTAA
- a CDS encoding exo-alpha-sialidase has product MNRLCILILIYFVLTGQSCQKEEITEIVQPLLSSSIHYIPLYSDKEEHNIIDFNIHNSGDKPIILKEVFLSILGQSDKKSMVSFDVKYLGQDKEVEQNFIFGKTSGLSSDNVVNGRLELAQGGHKFTITLRTKGIIDLKSNFNISKLKLQFENAKSLEEPKLNIYTFRHCLKVRSKGQDNCDTYRIPGLITTNTGTLVAVYDNRYNNSLDLQEHVDIGMSRSTDGGASWEPMKVIMDMGEWGGKPQNLNGIGDPCILYDPDTKTIWVAALWMSGLDTNKRLWWASGTGMSPEETGQFILTKSTDDGVTWSPPINITSQIKNPEWQLLLQGPGMGITLTDGTLVFPAQFKANIGVKALDGGAFTCHSTIVYSEDKGKSWQIGTGAKTNTTEAQVVQLSDGSLMLNMRDDRNRTDKSSTNGRAISVTKDLGKTWMVHPTSNSALPESNCMASLISTDLSVNGKNQKVLFFSNPNHNSKRSDMTIKMSLDEGLTWPEKYQIKLNGETGYGYSCLTMVDEKTVGILYEGTKDLYFQKISVDELISK; this is encoded by the coding sequence ATGAATAGATTATGTATTTTGATCCTGATATATTTTGTTCTTACAGGACAATCATGTCAAAAAGAGGAGATCACTGAAATAGTTCAGCCTTTGTTATCATCATCTATTCACTATATTCCTCTATACAGCGATAAGGAAGAGCATAACATTATTGATTTTAATATTCACAATTCAGGTGATAAACCTATTATTTTGAAAGAAGTATTTCTGTCCATCCTTGGCCAAAGTGATAAAAAGAGTATGGTTTCTTTTGATGTTAAGTATCTTGGACAAGATAAAGAGGTGGAACAAAATTTTATTTTTGGTAAAACAAGTGGTTTAAGTTCAGATAATGTGGTCAATGGAAGACTTGAATTAGCGCAGGGTGGCCATAAGTTTACCATTACATTGCGTACAAAAGGTATTATCGACCTCAAATCAAATTTTAATATTTCAAAACTTAAGCTGCAGTTTGAAAATGCTAAATCACTTGAAGAGCCTAAGCTGAATATTTATACATTCCGGCATTGTCTGAAAGTAAGGAGTAAAGGGCAGGACAATTGTGATACATATAGAATTCCCGGACTTATTACAACAAATACAGGTACACTTGTGGCAGTTTATGATAACAGATATAATAATTCATTGGATCTGCAAGAGCATGTTGATATTGGGATGAGCAGGAGTACAGATGGTGGTGCATCCTGGGAGCCAATGAAAGTCATCATGGATATGGGAGAGTGGGGAGGAAAGCCTCAGAACCTGAATGGTATTGGTGATCCATGCATTTTGTATGATCCTGATACCAAGACAATTTGGGTTGCAGCACTATGGATGAGTGGCCTTGACACAAATAAAAGACTTTGGTGGGCTTCAGGTACCGGTATGTCACCTGAAGAAACAGGACAGTTTATTTTGACAAAAAGTACAGATGATGGCGTTACATGGTCTCCACCAATCAACATTACCTCTCAGATCAAAAATCCTGAATGGCAACTGCTATTGCAAGGTCCCGGTATGGGTATCACTTTGACTGACGGAACGCTTGTGTTTCCAGCTCAATTCAAAGCCAATATCGGTGTTAAGGCTTTGGATGGAGGAGCGTTTACTTGTCATTCCACTATTGTTTACAGCGAAGACAAAGGGAAAAGCTGGCAAATTGGTACAGGTGCAAAAACCAATACTACTGAAGCTCAGGTTGTTCAGCTATCTGATGGATCACTGATGCTCAATATGAGAGATGATCGCAACCGCACGGACAAAAGTAGTACAAACGGTCGTGCCATTTCAGTAACAAAAGATTTAGGAAAAACCTGGATGGTCCACCCTACATCCAACAGTGCACTTCCTGAATCCAACTGTATGGCAAGTCTGATAAGTACCGATCTTAGTGTCAACGGCAAAAATCAGAAAGTACTATTCTTTTCCAACCCAAATCACAACTCAAAAAGAAGTGATATGACCATTAAAATGAGTCTCGATGAAGGATTGACGTGGCCAGAGAAATACCAAATAAAACTAAATGGTGAAACCGGTTATGGTTATTCATGCCTGACCATGGTTGATGAAAAAACGGTAGGAATCCTGTATGAAGGCACCAAAGATTTGTATTTTCAAAAAATATCAGTCGATGAGCTGATTTCTAAATAA